The proteins below come from a single Chryseobacterium bernardetii genomic window:
- a CDS encoding TonB-dependent receptor domain-containing protein: MKELLKNLWRLIMLLTFMLGTTTVFAQAAGNELEIKGTVVSGNENVLLAGSTVSIKDAGGKLIGSVTTGSDGVFILKAKPMSTISVAINYLSFKDYNSGAISLKQENLDLGRIYMDTKSTMLEGVTVVASRKKPLVQSAKDKLIYNAASDISNKSGNAADVLHKAPMLTVGANGDLKLRGNSNIKVLINGIPSRIMAKNLKEALKMIPASSIVSVEVITNPSSKYEAEGAAGVVNIITKKKLKGTSGTLDMTGGNLEHTGNLSLNMSSGKFNFSAMGNYSEEREKTTSSLIRTNLSNGKQTGSLFQESDMLQTTKGGSASLSAQYKIDSLQTLEASYSYWNGSWPQNGGLFNRYTSADQYQEYRQKTQQSGKFNFSEWVLNYQKKFNKEGQELQIIGQASSAADISNYITEQYKPDGKLVFTEQGPNDSKEKEWSIQADYSHPFGQEGKTSLETGVKYLGNTSKSTYEVINSSLPIDPNRSGSMQYKQQIFSAYVTLNFDLGDEWTLRPGIRFENTDINATFQNNAPYTRKFSNWVPNLLVIKKLGERNELKLDYNERIRRPWIMDLNPYANAADPLNITQGNPYLKPELTRKLELSHTYTGSKNTLLTSSLYYSSNKSAVEQIARVDEKGISYTMPDNIGESTRMGLNINTVFNPIKSWTVNAGVEVFHLKFRSNSLGLKNDGTFFNSSISNTVTLLKDLQFSASADYGNGFITLQGKNTANYSYRFAVKKDLMNNKASLTLAVINPFQNNFKETVYAFAPTFQSTQVNRFYNRAATLTFSWQFGGMRASKEKESHFSDQSDDKFPKKRRK; the protein is encoded by the coding sequence ATGAAAGAATTATTAAAAAACTTGTGGAGGCTGATTATGCTACTTACGTTCATGCTGGGTACTACAACAGTATTTGCACAGGCGGCAGGAAATGAACTTGAAATTAAAGGAACGGTTGTAAGCGGAAATGAAAATGTTCTACTGGCAGGGAGTACAGTGTCTATTAAAGATGCTGGAGGAAAACTTATCGGTTCTGTAACTACTGGCAGTGATGGAGTATTTATATTAAAAGCGAAACCAATGTCAACAATAAGTGTTGCCATTAATTATCTAAGTTTTAAAGATTATAATTCTGGGGCTATCAGTCTGAAACAGGAAAACCTTGATCTTGGAAGAATATATATGGATACAAAAAGTACCATGCTTGAGGGAGTTACGGTGGTTGCAAGCCGAAAAAAGCCTTTGGTTCAAAGTGCTAAGGATAAGCTCATCTATAATGCCGCTTCAGATATCAGTAATAAATCAGGAAATGCCGCAGATGTACTGCACAAAGCACCGATGCTGACTGTTGGTGCCAACGGTGATCTTAAGTTGCGGGGAAACTCCAATATTAAAGTCCTTATCAATGGAATACCTTCACGTATAATGGCAAAGAATCTGAAGGAAGCATTAAAAATGATTCCCGCAAGTTCAATCGTTTCTGTAGAGGTAATAACAAATCCTTCTTCCAAATATGAAGCGGAAGGGGCTGCAGGGGTTGTGAATATCATTACAAAAAAGAAATTAAAGGGAACCAGTGGAACTCTGGATATGACCGGAGGGAATTTGGAGCATACCGGAAACCTGTCTCTTAATATGAGTTCGGGAAAATTCAATTTTTCCGCGATGGGGAACTACAGTGAGGAACGTGAAAAAACAACTTCGTCTCTTATCAGAACGAACCTTAGCAACGGAAAGCAGACCGGTTCTCTTTTTCAGGAGTCAGATATGTTACAAACAACTAAGGGCGGTTCTGCGAGCCTTTCAGCTCAATATAAAATAGATTCCCTGCAGACCCTTGAAGCAAGTTATTCCTATTGGAATGGGTCGTGGCCTCAAAATGGAGGCTTATTTAATCGGTATACCAGTGCAGACCAGTATCAGGAGTATAGGCAAAAGACACAACAAAGCGGTAAATTCAATTTTTCAGAATGGGTCTTGAATTATCAGAAAAAATTTAACAAAGAAGGGCAGGAATTACAGATCATAGGTCAGGCTTCTTCCGCTGCTGATATTTCAAACTATATAACTGAACAATATAAACCTGACGGGAAACTCGTTTTTACGGAACAGGGACCTAATGATAGTAAGGAAAAAGAATGGAGCATACAGGCTGACTATTCACATCCATTTGGACAGGAAGGCAAGACATCATTAGAGACTGGAGTAAAATATTTGGGAAATACCTCAAAAAGTACTTATGAAGTTATTAACAGTTCATTGCCGATAGATCCAAACCGTTCCGGAAGCATGCAGTATAAGCAGCAAATCTTTTCAGCCTATGTTACTTTAAATTTTGATCTTGGAGACGAGTGGACTTTACGTCCGGGAATACGTTTTGAAAATACAGATATCAACGCAACATTTCAAAATAATGCACCTTACACACGGAAATTTTCCAACTGGGTACCTAATTTATTGGTCATAAAGAAATTAGGCGAGCGTAATGAATTAAAATTAGATTACAATGAAAGGATACGCCGTCCGTGGATCATGGACCTGAATCCTTATGCCAATGCTGCGGATCCGCTAAACATAACGCAGGGTAATCCGTACCTGAAGCCTGAACTTACCAGAAAGCTTGAACTTTCCCATACCTACACAGGAAGTAAAAATACATTGCTGACAAGCAGTCTGTATTACAGTTCCAATAAAAGTGCGGTAGAACAGATCGCGAGAGTGGATGAAAAAGGGATCTCTTACACCATGCCGGATAATATCGGTGAAAGTACAAGAATGGGATTGAATATAAACACTGTTTTTAATCCCATTAAAAGCTGGACTGTGAATGCTGGTGTTGAGGTATTCCATTTAAAATTCCGAAGTAATTCATTAGGACTTAAGAACGATGGAACATTTTTTAATTCAAGTATCAGCAATACCGTTACTCTTCTTAAGGATCTTCAGTTCAGTGCTTCAGCAGATTATGGAAATGGTTTTATCACACTGCAAGGTAAAAATACAGCTAATTACTCCTATCGTTTTGCAGTAAAGAAAGATCTTATGAATAATAAAGCAAGCCTTACGCTGGCGGTAATCAATCCGTTCCAGAACAATTTTAAGGAAACAGTGTATGCTTTTGCTCCTACTTTCCAAAGTACACAGGTCAACAGATTTTATAACAGGGCAGCAACGTTAACATTTAGCTGGCAGTTTGGAGGAATGCGCGCTTCAAAGGAAAAAGAAAGCCATTTTTCCGATCAGTCGGACGATAAATTTCCCAAAAAGAGACGAAAATAA
- a CDS encoding ABC transporter ATP-binding protein: MMEFLTYKQETKTTENGKQQISLYRVYEFFKPYRWKLLGSIILIFIGAGAGLAMPFLLRNIIDYALPHANMQLLVILVIAMVLVTIVSAVINMIQTIISTKIGQSVLHDLRVKLYSHLHSLSLSFFTDTRGGEIQSRITQDIGSLQELVSNTAHESAKNLSVVIMTVIAMFLLDWKLSLFSLTVVPLTLLLSNWVGALREKVADQQRQKLADLSSEISETLSVPGMILSRTMGKSGFLIRKFSKTSKDVADLEVKSHTSNEWQWQIIYLLLTILPALTLLLGGLRTQGGNHVSIGTLMALIALQEQLTFPLQELLRTSIEVRKTRVLFSRIFEYLDIPSQVRKLSGAVVLNKKRIKGDITLENVSFSYDGGAQLLSDITIDIPGGSHVAIVGATGSGKTTVGYLIAGLYDVDGGAIYIDGIDIRKLSSHSLTDILGVVSQDPYLLNGTIKENLLFANPRATDLELITAAKITKLHDFIMSLPMQYETPIGEHGYRFSGGEKQRLSLTRTLLRQPAVIIMDEATSALDTITESNLSRALNASMQSVTMITIAHRLSTVRHADQIVVMDRGRIVEKGTHQQLLEKNSYYAKLLESDRTE, encoded by the coding sequence ATGATGGAATTCTTAACTTATAAACAGGAAACAAAAACAACTGAAAACGGAAAACAACAGATTTCACTATATCGTGTTTATGAATTTTTCAAACCCTACAGATGGAAGTTACTTGGCTCCATAATACTCATCTTTATCGGAGCAGGAGCAGGTTTGGCGATGCCCTTTTTATTACGGAACATCATAGATTATGCGCTTCCTCATGCTAATATGCAGTTATTGGTTATATTGGTCATTGCAATGGTTCTGGTAACCATAGTTTCTGCTGTAATCAATATGATTCAGACAATAATTTCAACAAAAATCGGACAATCAGTTCTTCATGATCTTCGGGTAAAGCTATATTCACACTTACATTCACTTTCATTGAGCTTTTTCACTGATACGCGTGGCGGTGAAATTCAGTCGCGAATTACACAGGATATCGGATCATTACAGGAACTGGTTTCCAACACAGCTCATGAATCCGCGAAGAACCTAAGTGTTGTTATCATGACAGTCATTGCAATGTTCCTTTTGGATTGGAAACTTTCGCTGTTTTCATTAACTGTTGTTCCACTAACTTTATTATTGAGTAATTGGGTAGGGGCACTGCGGGAAAAAGTTGCAGATCAGCAGCGACAAAAGCTGGCCGACTTGTCTTCAGAAATAAGTGAAACCTTATCAGTACCGGGAATGATTCTTTCCCGTACAATGGGAAAGTCAGGATTTCTGATCAGGAAATTTTCAAAAACATCGAAAGACGTTGCAGATTTAGAGGTTAAATCACATACTTCCAATGAATGGCAGTGGCAAATTATTTATTTATTGCTGACCATTCTTCCGGCATTGACTTTACTGCTGGGTGGACTTAGAACACAGGGCGGAAATCACGTTTCAATCGGTACTCTGATGGCATTAATTGCATTACAGGAACAGTTGACATTCCCACTGCAGGAGTTACTTCGTACAAGTATTGAAGTGCGTAAGACCCGTGTGTTGTTTTCCCGTATATTCGAGTATCTGGATATCCCTTCTCAGGTTCGTAAGCTGTCTGGAGCAGTTGTACTAAATAAAAAAAGGATTAAGGGCGATATAACGCTTGAAAATGTTAGTTTTTCATACGATGGCGGGGCACAGCTGCTGTCGGATATAACCATTGATATTCCGGGTGGGAGCCATGTTGCTATTGTTGGGGCAACAGGCTCCGGGAAAACCACTGTAGGTTATCTTATTGCAGGACTTTATGATGTAGATGGCGGTGCTATTTATATTGATGGGATTGATATCAGGAAGCTAAGTTCACATTCACTTACAGATATTCTGGGAGTGGTATCGCAGGATCCTTACCTGCTTAATGGAACAATAAAGGAAAATTTACTCTTTGCTAATCCTCGTGCCACTGACCTGGAATTAATTACAGCTGCTAAAATCACGAAGCTGCATGACTTTATTATGAGCCTCCCAATGCAGTATGAAACACCTATCGGCGAGCATGGCTATCGTTTTTCAGGAGGTGAAAAGCAAAGGCTTTCCTTAACAAGGACACTGCTACGACAACCTGCTGTTATAATTATGGACGAAGCCACAAGTGCTTTAGATACAATAACCGAAAGTAACTTATCCAGAGCCCTAAACGCATCTATGCAGAGCGTTACTATGATAACAATTGCCCATCGGTTATCAACTGTACGTCATGCAGATCAAATTGTGGTAATGGACCGGGGCAGGATTGTAGAGAAAGGAACCCATCAACAGCTGCTTGAAAAAAATAGTTACTATGCTAAATTGCTGGAATCAGATAGAACGGAATAG